The Microbacterium foliorum genome has a window encoding:
- a CDS encoding substrate-binding domain-containing protein: MKKIIVTATALVATAAFALTGCSAERGGGTDTGSGDEAAAGFEAGSTIGVALPDKTSENWVLAGKLFTDGLKEAGFKADVQYAPASNTVAEQQNQIQAMVQNGAKVIIIGAKDGKQLATQVQAAKDAGAYVIAYDRLIENTEAVDYYAAFDNFKVGNLQGQALLDGLAERAGHEAPYNVELFSGSPDDANSAVFFDGAMEVLQPKIDDGTLKVVSGQTEIAQTATDGWLPENAQNRMDTILTSSYSGDTVLDGVLSPNDTLARAIITSVQQAGKPVPVVTGQDSEVESVKSIMEGIQYSTINKDTTLLVEQAIKMVGQLQKGEKVDVNDTESYDNGAKVVPAYLLDPVIVTKENAAEAYANVPSLLEIVKSYQ; encoded by the coding sequence ATGAAGAAGATCATCGTCACAGCGACAGCGCTCGTCGCGACGGCTGCCTTCGCACTCACGGGTTGCTCCGCTGAGCGTGGTGGCGGAACCGACACGGGATCCGGCGACGAGGCCGCAGCGGGCTTCGAGGCAGGATCCACGATCGGTGTCGCGCTTCCCGACAAGACCAGTGAGAACTGGGTCCTCGCGGGCAAGCTGTTCACGGACGGCCTGAAGGAGGCCGGCTTCAAGGCCGACGTCCAGTACGCTCCTGCGAGCAACACGGTCGCCGAGCAGCAGAACCAGATCCAGGCCATGGTCCAGAACGGTGCCAAGGTCATCATCATCGGCGCGAAGGACGGCAAGCAGCTGGCCACGCAGGTGCAGGCCGCGAAGGATGCCGGCGCCTACGTCATCGCCTACGACCGTCTCATCGAGAACACCGAGGCCGTCGACTACTACGCCGCGTTCGACAACTTCAAGGTCGGCAACCTGCAGGGCCAGGCCCTGCTCGACGGTCTCGCCGAGCGTGCAGGTCACGAGGCTCCGTACAACGTGGAGCTCTTCTCGGGCTCGCCGGATGACGCCAACTCGGCGGTCTTCTTCGACGGGGCCATGGAGGTCCTGCAGCCGAAGATCGACGACGGCACGCTGAAGGTCGTCTCGGGTCAGACCGAGATCGCGCAGACGGCGACCGACGGATGGCTGCCCGAGAACGCGCAGAACCGTATGGACACGATCCTGACCTCGTCGTACAGCGGTGACACGGTGCTCGATGGCGTGCTGTCCCCGAACGACACCCTCGCTCGCGCCATCATCACCTCGGTGCAGCAGGCCGGCAAGCCCGTTCCGGTCGTCACCGGACAGGACTCCGAGGTCGAGTCGGTGAAGTCGATCATGGAGGGCATCCAGTACTCCACGATCAACAAGGACACCACGCTCCTCGTCGAGCAGGCCATCAAGATGGTCGGCCAGCTCCAGAAGGGCGAAAAGGTCGACGTCAACGACACCGAGTCCTACGACAACGGCGCCAAGGTCGTTCCGGCGTACCTGCTCGACCCGGTGATCGTCACCAAGGAGAACGCTGCTGAGGCGTACGCGAACGTTCCGAGCCTGCTCGAGATCGTGAAGTCGTACCAGTAA
- the mmsB gene encoding multiple monosaccharide ABC transporter permease has protein sequence MTTDLTTTKRGFHFGDIRKMFGGNGTSSLRQFGILGSLIVIIALFEILTLLRNGPNGATLTPGNLINVINQYSFILILAIGMVMVIIMGHIDLSVGSVAAFTGIIVAKAMADWNLPWPLAILLGLGVGALVGAWQGFWVAYVGVPAFIVTLAGMLFFRGAQQFIGDAQTIPVPKGFQVIGTGYLPEVGLPLNFNVLTMLLALLAVAWLVFWEIRTRRIQHKMGSDSAPVWVSVVKVVLLSVVVLAAAWMFATGRPGTSFPVPGLILLALVIIYSFVTRNTVFGRHIYAVGGNRQAARLSGVKDRWVDFFVMMNMSMMAALAGMIFVARSQASGPNDGTGWELDAIASVFIGGAAVAGGIGTVVGSIIGGLVMAFLNNGLALLGQGSDVVSMIKGLVLLLAVGIDVWNKQQGRPSLIGFMMRRSARQQDPATATFEPNKTYQAPPVDKTSGK, from the coding sequence ATGACCACCGACCTCACGACAACGAAGCGCGGCTTCCACTTCGGCGACATCCGCAAGATGTTCGGGGGCAACGGCACCTCGTCGCTGCGCCAGTTCGGCATCCTCGGCAGCCTGATCGTCATCATCGCGCTCTTCGAGATCCTCACGCTGCTGCGCAACGGACCGAACGGCGCGACCCTGACGCCGGGCAACCTGATCAACGTCATCAACCAGTACTCGTTCATCCTGATCCTCGCGATCGGCATGGTGATGGTGATCATCATGGGTCACATCGACCTGTCGGTCGGATCCGTGGCGGCGTTCACGGGCATCATCGTCGCGAAGGCGATGGCGGACTGGAACCTCCCTTGGCCGCTCGCCATCCTCCTCGGCCTCGGTGTCGGTGCCCTCGTGGGCGCCTGGCAAGGATTCTGGGTGGCGTACGTCGGGGTCCCGGCGTTCATCGTGACGCTCGCCGGCATGCTCTTCTTCCGTGGAGCGCAGCAGTTCATCGGCGACGCGCAGACGATCCCGGTGCCCAAGGGGTTCCAGGTCATCGGCACGGGGTACCTTCCCGAGGTCGGCCTGCCGCTCAACTTCAACGTCCTGACGATGCTGCTCGCCCTGCTCGCCGTGGCGTGGCTGGTGTTCTGGGAGATCCGCACCCGTCGCATCCAGCACAAGATGGGCTCTGACAGCGCCCCCGTCTGGGTGAGCGTCGTCAAGGTCGTCCTGCTCTCGGTGGTCGTGCTCGCCGCTGCCTGGATGTTCGCGACCGGCCGCCCCGGCACCAGCTTCCCCGTACCGGGCCTCATCCTGCTCGCGCTCGTCATCATCTACTCGTTCGTCACGCGCAACACCGTGTTCGGCCGTCACATCTACGCCGTCGGCGGCAACCGCCAGGCCGCGCGCCTGTCGGGTGTGAAGGACCGCTGGGTCGACTTCTTCGTCATGATGAACATGTCGATGATGGCCGCACTCGCCGGAATGATCTTCGTCGCCCGTTCGCAGGCCTCCGGCCCGAACGACGGCACCGGCTGGGAGCTCGACGCGATCGCGTCGGTCTTCATCGGTGGCGCCGCGGTGGCCGGCGGTATCGGCACCGTGGTCGGCTCGATCATCGGTGGTCTGGTGATGGCGTTCCTCAACAACGGCCTCGCCCTGCTCGGTCAGGGTTCCGATGTCGTGTCCATGATCAAGGGCCTCGTGCTCCTGCTCGCCGTGGGCATCGACGTCTGGAACAAGCAGCAGGGTCGCCCGTCGCTCATCGGCTTCATGATGCGTCGCTCCGCGCGCCAGCAGGATCCGGCGACCGCGACCTTCGAGCCCAACAAGACCTACCAAGCCCCACCCGTCGACAAGACGAGCGGAAAGTAA
- a CDS encoding TatD family hydrolase, whose product MTYVQQRDGDGRKDLRYPAAPEPLAVPVYDNHAHLEILDGDQPLSLTEQLDRAEAVGIAGVVQASGDIESSRWAVEAAASDARVLAAVAIHPNDAPAYAEAGRLGGVGLDEAIAVIDELAAHPRTRAIGETGLDFFRTEPERRGAQFESFEAHISLAKTHGIAMQIHDRDAHDAVLETLHRVGAPERTVFHCFSGDDAMARICADAGYHLSFAGNVTFKNAQNLRDALKVTPLDRILVETDAPFLTPSPLRGRPNAPYLVPITVRFMAAELGIEVDELSAQIAENTLRVYGSFV is encoded by the coding sequence ATGACCTACGTGCAGCAGCGAGACGGCGACGGGCGCAAGGACCTCCGGTATCCGGCGGCGCCCGAGCCCCTCGCCGTGCCCGTGTACGACAACCACGCGCACCTCGAGATCCTCGACGGCGACCAGCCGCTGTCGCTGACCGAGCAGCTCGATCGGGCCGAGGCGGTCGGCATCGCCGGAGTGGTGCAGGCGTCGGGCGACATCGAGTCGTCGCGGTGGGCGGTCGAGGCCGCGGCATCCGACGCCCGCGTGCTCGCGGCGGTGGCGATCCATCCGAACGACGCGCCCGCCTATGCCGAGGCCGGGCGGCTCGGCGGGGTCGGTCTCGACGAGGCGATCGCGGTGATCGACGAGCTCGCAGCCCACCCGCGGACGCGGGCGATCGGCGAGACCGGGCTCGATTTCTTCCGCACGGAGCCCGAGCGCAGGGGGGCGCAGTTCGAGTCGTTCGAGGCTCACATCTCTCTCGCGAAGACGCACGGCATCGCGATGCAGATCCACGATCGCGACGCCCATGATGCGGTTCTCGAGACCTTGCACCGGGTCGGGGCGCCGGAGCGCACGGTGTTCCACTGCTTCTCGGGCGATGACGCGATGGCCAGGATCTGTGCGGATGCCGGCTACCACCTGTCGTTCGCGGGCAACGTCACGTTCAAGAACGCGCAGAACCTGCGGGATGCGCTGAAGGTGACGCCGCTCGATCGCATCCTCGTCGAGACCGACGCGCCGTTCCTCACGCCGTCCCCGCTGCGCGGTCGACCGAATGCGCCCTATCTGGTGCCGATCACCGTGCGCTTCATGGCGGCGGAACTCGGCATCGAGGTCGACGAGCTGTCCGCACAGATCGCCGAGAACACGCTGCGGGTCTACGGCTCGTTCGTCTGA
- a CDS encoding LacI family DNA-binding transcriptional regulator, with protein sequence MSTPSERARMPSIRDVARLAGVSHQTVSRVLNDHPSIRPETKAKVLDAISVLDYRPNLAARALVTSKSNMLGILSATVGEFGPTSSIVGIEDAAREEGYSVSTLNLSATTPEAIGSALRQLAREQVDGIVVLAPQVRAFHVLRGMSADIPFVSLQTASGSDGVSLSADQVAGARTATEHLIGLGHSDIIHIAGPQDWIEAESRMRGYLDALREADLPTFPPIRGDWTADFGYFAGQELSRRRDFTAVFVANDQMAIGLMHGFRDSGIRVPEDVSVVGFDDIPVAAHVAPTLSTVHQDFPELGRRAVRILLAQIRGEAVPEFGPLQTTLRTRESSAPR encoded by the coding sequence ATGTCGACCCCCTCTGAACGCGCCCGGATGCCCAGCATCCGCGATGTCGCCCGCCTGGCCGGCGTCTCGCATCAGACCGTCTCGCGGGTGCTGAACGATCACCCCAGCATCCGGCCGGAGACGAAGGCCAAGGTGCTCGACGCGATCTCGGTCCTCGACTATCGCCCCAACCTCGCCGCGCGCGCGCTCGTGACCAGCAAGTCCAACATGCTGGGGATCCTGTCGGCGACGGTGGGGGAGTTCGGACCCACCTCGTCGATCGTCGGCATCGAGGATGCCGCGCGCGAGGAGGGGTACTCGGTCTCGACGCTGAACCTGTCGGCGACGACCCCCGAGGCCATCGGCAGCGCACTGCGCCAGCTGGCCCGCGAGCAGGTCGACGGCATCGTCGTGCTCGCGCCTCAGGTGCGGGCCTTCCATGTCCTGCGCGGCATGTCGGCGGACATCCCGTTCGTCTCGCTGCAGACCGCGTCGGGCTCCGACGGGGTGAGCCTGTCGGCCGACCAGGTCGCCGGTGCGCGCACCGCCACGGAGCATCTCATCGGGCTCGGCCACAGCGACATCATCCACATCGCCGGACCGCAGGACTGGATCGAGGCGGAGTCGCGCATGCGCGGGTACCTCGATGCGCTCCGCGAGGCCGATCTGCCGACCTTCCCGCCGATCCGCGGCGATTGGACCGCGGACTTCGGGTATTTCGCCGGACAGGAGCTGTCGAGGCGGCGGGACTTCACCGCCGTCTTCGTGGCCAACGACCAGATGGCGATCGGGCTGATGCACGGATTCCGGGACTCGGGCATCCGCGTTCCGGAGGATGTGAGCGTGGTCGGCTTCGACGACATCCCGGTGGCGGCGCACGTGGCTCCCACCCTCAGCACGGTGCATCAGGACTTCCCGGAGCTCGGGCGCCGGGCGGTGCGGATCCTGCTCGCGCAGATCCGCGGCGAGGCCGTGCCGGAGTTCGGGCCGCTGCAGACGACGCTGCGCACGAGGGAATCCTCCGCGCCTCGGTAG
- the rsmA gene encoding 16S rRNA (adenine(1518)-N(6)/adenine(1519)-N(6))-dimethyltransferase RsmA, which yields MTVTLLGATEIRRLAAELDVTPTKKLGQNFVVDANTVRKIVHAARVQPGERVVEVGPGLGSLTLAILEAGASVTAVEIDHRLAARLSQTVVEHGVPAEMLTVVDADALRITELPGEPTVLVANLPYNVSVPVLLHFLENFSYLQRGVVMVQAEVAERLAAKPGSKIYGSPSVKAAWYGEWKLSGTVSRQVFWPVPNVDSLLVGFDRSVGERGTEDERRRTFQIVDAAFNQRRKMLRQALSGLFGSSAAASELLIAAGVAPTARGEDLTVEDYHRVAQQVARIEDAVVTD from the coding sequence ATGACAGTCACCCTGCTCGGCGCCACCGAGATCCGCCGACTCGCCGCCGAGCTCGATGTCACCCCGACCAAGAAGCTCGGACAGAACTTCGTCGTCGACGCCAACACGGTCCGCAAGATCGTGCATGCGGCGCGGGTGCAGCCGGGGGAGCGGGTCGTCGAGGTCGGGCCGGGGCTCGGATCCCTGACCCTCGCGATCCTCGAGGCCGGGGCGTCGGTCACCGCCGTCGAGATCGATCACCGGCTCGCCGCCCGACTGTCGCAGACCGTCGTCGAGCACGGGGTGCCGGCCGAGATGCTCACGGTCGTCGACGCCGACGCGCTGCGCATCACCGAGCTGCCGGGCGAGCCCACCGTGCTCGTCGCGAACCTGCCGTACAACGTCTCTGTCCCCGTGCTGCTGCACTTCCTCGAGAACTTCTCGTATCTGCAGCGCGGGGTCGTCATGGTGCAGGCCGAGGTCGCCGAGCGACTCGCGGCGAAGCCGGGCTCGAAGATCTACGGCTCGCCGAGTGTCAAGGCGGCCTGGTACGGCGAGTGGAAGCTCTCGGGCACCGTGTCGCGCCAGGTCTTCTGGCCCGTGCCCAACGTCGACAGCCTCCTCGTCGGATTCGACCGGTCGGTGGGTGAGCGCGGCACGGAGGACGAGCGTCGTCGCACGTTCCAGATCGTGGATGCCGCGTTCAACCAGCGCCGCAAGATGCTGCGGCAGGCGCTGTCCGGCCTGTTCGGCAGCTCCGCTGCGGCCTCCGAGCTGCTGATCGCGGCGGGCGTGGCCCCGACCGCACGTGGCGAGGACCTCACGGTCGAGGACTACCACCGTGTTGCGCAGCAGGTCGCTCGGATCGAAGACGCCGTCGTCACCGACTAA
- a CDS encoding MFS transporter has protein sequence MPSLGELIAPRRMGRDFRWLLASSWTSNVGDGVALAAAPLLIASMTSSPILVAAGAIMQFLPWLLFGLHAGAIADRFDRRRLVMFANAARAVVLAGLCVFLLTGTANIWIVLAVAFLYGTAEVFVDTAGSTLLPMLVAPSDLGIGNARLQAGYLVANQFAGPPLGAFLFAAGTAWPFLLEIVCVLLAVVLISRMATTPVPPRSAGEGERSPVHTDIGEGLRWLWRNPPVRMLVLIILVFNVTWAAPWGVLVLYATEHLHMGAVGYGALTTASAVGGILATLCFGWLERHVSFATLMRVVLSLEVLMHLAFALTSTGWVALVIMFVFGAYAFVWGTISTTVRQRLVPAELQGRVASVNMVGVFGGMVIGQALGGVIAQVWGLTAPWWFAFVGAALTLALVWKPISQIISAAPVDQSLNETQTNEP, from the coding sequence ATGCCCTCCCTCGGTGAACTGATCGCACCACGGCGCATGGGCAGGGACTTCCGCTGGCTGCTCGCGTCATCGTGGACGAGCAACGTCGGAGACGGCGTCGCCCTCGCGGCCGCTCCCCTGCTCATCGCGTCGATGACGTCGTCGCCGATTCTCGTCGCCGCGGGCGCCATCATGCAGTTCCTGCCGTGGCTGCTGTTCGGCCTGCACGCCGGGGCGATCGCCGACCGGTTCGACCGTCGCCGGCTGGTGATGTTCGCCAACGCGGCGCGAGCCGTGGTGCTCGCAGGGCTCTGCGTCTTCCTGCTGACCGGCACGGCGAACATCTGGATCGTGCTCGCGGTCGCCTTCCTCTACGGCACCGCCGAGGTGTTCGTCGACACGGCCGGGAGCACGCTGCTGCCGATGCTCGTGGCACCGTCGGATCTCGGCATCGGCAACGCCCGGCTGCAGGCCGGATACCTCGTCGCCAATCAGTTCGCGGGGCCCCCTCTGGGCGCGTTCCTGTTCGCCGCGGGCACGGCCTGGCCCTTCCTGCTCGAGATCGTCTGCGTGCTCCTCGCGGTCGTCCTGATCTCACGCATGGCGACGACGCCGGTACCTCCGCGCTCCGCGGGCGAGGGCGAGAGATCTCCCGTGCACACCGACATCGGCGAGGGCCTGCGCTGGCTGTGGCGCAACCCGCCGGTGCGGATGCTGGTGCTGATCATCCTCGTGTTCAACGTCACATGGGCAGCACCGTGGGGCGTGCTCGTGCTCTACGCCACCGAGCATTTGCACATGGGCGCGGTCGGGTACGGCGCCCTCACCACGGCGTCCGCGGTGGGCGGGATCCTCGCCACGCTGTGCTTCGGATGGCTGGAGCGGCATGTGTCCTTCGCGACGCTCATGCGGGTCGTGCTGTCGCTGGAGGTGCTGATGCACCTCGCGTTCGCCCTCACCTCCACAGGGTGGGTCGCGCTGGTGATCATGTTCGTCTTCGGGGCGTACGCCTTCGTCTGGGGCACGATCTCGACCACGGTGCGACAACGCCTCGTGCCGGCCGAGCTGCAGGGCCGAGTCGCCTCGGTCAACATGGTCGGAGTGTTCGGCGGCATGGTGATCGGACAGGCGCTGGGTGGCGTGATCGCGCAGGTGTGGGGACTCACCGCGCCCTGGTGGTTCGCGTTCGTCGGCGCCGCGCTCACGCTGGCGCTGGTCTGGAAGCCGATCTCGCAGATCATCAGCGCAGCACCGGTCGATCAGTCGCTGAACGAGACTCAGACGAACGAGCCGTAG
- the mmsA gene encoding multiple monosaccharide ABC transporter ATP-binding protein: MRSITKEFPGVKALSDVSITVRAGEIHAICGENGAGKSTLMKVLSGVYPYGSYDGDILLYGEEQRYRDIAASEQAGIAIIHQELALIPELSITENIFLGNEIRSFGRIDWQAQRQRTIELLARVGLKEDPDVPIKTLGVGKQQLIEIAKALNKDVKLLILDEPTAALNENDSQHLLDLILGLKSKGIASIMISHKLNEIEQIADEITIIRDGRTVETLDISRGEINEDRIIRGMVGRSLESRYPDRTPEIGEVFFEVKDWWVQHPTVSERMVVKGSNINVRRGEVVGIAGLMGAGRTEFMMSLFGRSYGTFLGGQVFKDGQEISMPDVASAIKQGLAYVSEDRKVLGLNLLDTIKRSVVAAKLSKISRRGVVDEREEFAVAERYRKALRIKAPSVEEGVGKLSGGNQQKVVLAKWMFTDPDLLILDEPTRGIDVGAKYEIYAIINELASQGKGVIVISSELPELLGISDRIYTVFEGRVTDCIPADQATPEALMRSMTSANQKASA, from the coding sequence ATGCGCAGCATCACCAAGGAGTTCCCGGGAGTCAAGGCACTGTCCGACGTGTCCATCACCGTTCGAGCCGGAGAGATCCATGCGATCTGCGGCGAGAACGGCGCCGGCAAGTCGACCCTGATGAAGGTCCTCTCCGGCGTGTACCCCTACGGGTCGTACGACGGGGACATCCTGTTGTACGGCGAGGAGCAGCGCTACCGCGACATCGCGGCCAGCGAGCAGGCCGGCATCGCGATCATCCACCAGGAACTGGCGCTGATCCCCGAGCTCTCGATCACGGAGAACATCTTCCTCGGCAACGAGATCCGCAGCTTCGGCCGCATCGACTGGCAGGCGCAGCGTCAGCGCACGATCGAGCTGCTGGCGCGCGTGGGTCTGAAAGAAGACCCCGACGTGCCGATCAAGACGCTCGGCGTCGGCAAGCAGCAGCTGATCGAGATCGCGAAGGCGCTCAACAAGGACGTCAAGCTGCTGATCCTCGACGAGCCGACCGCGGCGCTCAACGAGAACGACTCGCAGCATCTGCTCGACCTGATCCTGGGCCTGAAGTCCAAGGGGATCGCGTCGATCATGATCAGCCACAAGCTCAACGAGATCGAGCAGATCGCCGACGAGATCACGATCATCCGCGACGGACGCACGGTCGAGACCCTCGACATCTCCCGCGGTGAGATCAACGAGGACCGCATCATCCGCGGCATGGTGGGGCGTTCGCTCGAGAGCCGCTATCCCGACCGCACCCCCGAGATCGGCGAGGTGTTCTTCGAGGTCAAGGACTGGTGGGTCCAGCATCCGACCGTCTCCGAGCGCATGGTCGTGAAGGGCTCGAACATCAACGTCCGTCGTGGCGAGGTGGTCGGCATCGCCGGTCTCATGGGTGCCGGTCGCACCGAGTTCATGATGAGCCTCTTCGGTCGCTCCTACGGCACGTTCCTCGGCGGTCAGGTGTTCAAGGACGGGCAGGAGATCTCCATGCCCGACGTCGCGTCGGCCATCAAGCAGGGCCTCGCGTACGTCAGCGAGGACCGCAAGGTGCTCGGCCTGAACCTGCTCGACACGATCAAGCGCTCGGTCGTCGCCGCGAAGCTGTCGAAGATCTCCCGTCGCGGTGTCGTCGACGAGCGCGAGGAGTTCGCGGTCGCCGAGCGGTACCGCAAGGCGCTGCGCATCAAGGCGCCGAGCGTCGAAGAGGGCGTCGGCAAGCTGTCGGGTGGAAACCAGCAGAAGGTCGTTCTGGCGAAGTGGATGTTCACCGACCCCGACCTGCTGATCCTCGACGAGCCGACGCGCGGCATCGACGTGGGCGCCAAGTACGAGATCTACGCGATCATCAACGAGCTCGCGTCCCAGGGCAAGGGCGTCATCGTCATCTCGAGCGAGCTGCCCGAGCTTCTCGGCATCTCCGACCGCATCTACACCGTCTTCGAAGGTCGGGTCACCGACTGCATCCCGGCCGACCAGGCGACACCCGAGGCACTCATGCGCAGCATGACCTCCGCGAACCAGAAAGCATCCGCATGA
- a CDS encoding 4-(cytidine 5'-diphospho)-2-C-methyl-D-erythritol kinase, translating to MSTAAPVDSVRVRAPGKINVYLGVGGRHDDGYHALATVFQAVSLYEDVIARHADDFSITVSGLEDPSTVPLDDRNLAMRAAKLLATAAEYDGGVALEIRKSVPVAGGMGGGSADAAAALVACDALWGTGFSTARLHELAARLGADVPFALHGGTAVGTGRGDQLSPALARGRFDWVLVQSDGGLSTPVVYARLDALRDDEGALADDPPLSLEVPAPVLQALRSGDPELLSESIYNDLQEAALYERPDLENVILQGIHAGALQGIVSGSGPTVALLCAGPEDAHDVQSAMRAHGLETLHVHGPVAGARIIS from the coding sequence ATGAGCACCGCCGCCCCCGTCGACTCGGTCCGCGTCCGCGCACCGGGCAAGATCAACGTCTACCTCGGCGTGGGCGGCCGGCACGACGACGGCTACCACGCGCTGGCGACGGTGTTCCAGGCGGTGTCGCTGTACGAGGACGTGATCGCCCGTCACGCCGACGACTTCTCGATCACGGTGTCGGGGCTCGAAGATCCGAGCACGGTGCCGCTCGACGACCGCAATCTCGCCATGCGCGCGGCCAAGCTGCTCGCGACCGCGGCCGAGTACGACGGCGGGGTGGCGCTGGAGATCCGCAAGAGCGTGCCGGTGGCCGGTGGCATGGGCGGGGGGTCCGCCGACGCGGCGGCGGCGCTGGTCGCCTGCGACGCGCTCTGGGGAACCGGCTTCTCGACCGCGAGGTTGCACGAGCTCGCCGCGCGTCTGGGGGCGGACGTGCCGTTCGCTCTGCACGGCGGCACGGCCGTCGGCACCGGTCGAGGCGACCAGCTGAGCCCGGCATTGGCCCGTGGCCGCTTCGACTGGGTGCTGGTGCAGAGCGACGGGGGACTCTCGACGCCGGTCGTGTACGCCAGGCTCGACGCCCTGCGTGACGACGAGGGAGCGCTCGCCGACGACCCGCCGCTGTCGCTGGAGGTGCCGGCCCCGGTGCTGCAGGCGCTGCGGTCGGGGGATCCCGAGCTGCTCTCCGAGAGCATCTACAACGACCTGCAGGAGGCCGCTCTGTACGAACGGCCCGATCTCGAGAACGTCATCCTGCAGGGCATCCACGCCGGCGCCCTGCAGGGGATCGTGTCCGGTTCGGGGCCGACGGTCGCGCTGCTCTGCGCGGGCCCCGAGGATGCGCATGACGTGCAGTCCGCGATGCGGGCGCACGGCCTCGAGACCCTGCACGTGCACGGCCCCGTCGCCGGCGCCCGCATCATCTCCTGA
- a CDS encoding aldo/keto reductase: MTDSPRFRPNIPELHRPYAADESRYQQFEYRQVGTSGLFLPPISLGLWWNFGDNIPLDNQRALLRHAFDRGITHFDLANNYGPPYGSAEKNFGRIFAEDFRPYRDELIISSKAGWDMWPGPYGDFASRKYILASAEQSLTRMGLDHVDIFYSHRADPVTPIAETVGALDTLVRQGKALYVGISSYSAERTAEAVAVATELGTPLVIHQPAYSILNRWIEDGLTDTLEQSGVGAIAFTPLAQGLLTDKYLGDGTASRAQKRGSLPEAPLSDAAVQTLRSLNDVAKERGQSLAQLALQWTLRNPVVASALVGASRPEQLDENIAAVNGPDFTDAQLARIDEAAGSIDVDLWATSTEL, translated from the coding sequence GTGACCGACTCTCCCCGCTTCCGCCCGAACATCCCCGAGCTGCACCGGCCGTATGCGGCCGACGAGAGCCGTTACCAGCAGTTCGAGTACCGCCAGGTGGGCACGTCGGGTCTGTTCCTGCCTCCCATCTCGCTCGGCCTGTGGTGGAACTTCGGCGACAACATCCCGCTCGACAACCAGCGTGCGCTGCTGCGCCACGCGTTCGACCGTGGCATCACGCACTTCGACCTCGCGAACAACTACGGCCCGCCCTACGGTTCCGCCGAGAAGAACTTCGGCAGGATCTTCGCCGAGGACTTCCGCCCCTACCGCGACGAGCTGATCATCTCGTCGAAGGCGGGCTGGGACATGTGGCCGGGTCCGTACGGCGACTTCGCGAGCCGCAAGTACATCCTGGCCAGCGCCGAGCAGTCGCTGACCCGCATGGGCCTCGACCACGTCGACATCTTCTACTCGCACCGCGCCGACCCGGTGACCCCGATCGCCGAGACGGTCGGCGCCCTCGACACGCTCGTGCGTCAGGGCAAGGCCCTCTACGTCGGGATCTCGTCGTACAGCGCCGAGCGCACGGCCGAGGCGGTCGCCGTCGCGACCGAGCTCGGCACTCCGCTCGTGATCCACCAGCCGGCGTACTCGATCCTCAACCGCTGGATCGAAGACGGCCTGACCGACACCCTCGAGCAGTCGGGGGTCGGCGCGATCGCCTTCACCCCGCTCGCGCAGGGCCTGCTCACCGACAAGTACCTCGGCGACGGCACGGCCTCCCGCGCGCAGAAGCGCGGGTCGCTTCCCGAGGCGCCGCTGTCGGATGCCGCGGTGCAGACGCTGCGCTCGCTGAACGACGTCGCGAAGGAGCGCGGGCAGTCGCTCGCCCAGCTCGCACTGCAGTGGACGCTGCGCAACCCGGTGGTCGCCTCGGCCCTCGTCGGCGCCTCGCGTCCCGAGCAGCTCGACGAGAACATCGCCGCGGTGAACGGTCCCGACTTCACCGACGCGCAGCTCGCGCGCATCGACGAGGCCGCGGGCTCGATCGACGTCGACCTGTGGGCGACGTCCACGGAGCTGTGA